A single region of the Streptomyces caelestis genome encodes:
- a CDS encoding ribonuclease HII: protein MPYEPPTHTVERSLRATTGAKIVAGLDEVGRGAWAGPVTVCAAITGLRRPPEGLTDSKLLTIKRRTELAEELRKWVTSYALGHASPEEIDDLGMTAALRLAAGRALDALPVRPDAVILDGKHDYLGAPWRVRTVIKGDQSCVAVAAASVIAKVQRDKMMAELGLDHADFGFADNAGYPSPVHKTALAERGPTPYHRLSWAYLDALPQWRHLKKVRSCTDGSVPEIGGQLGFDF, encoded by the coding sequence ATGCCGTACGAACCGCCTACTCACACCGTCGAGCGCTCCCTTCGAGCCACGACCGGAGCGAAGATCGTTGCAGGTCTCGACGAGGTGGGGCGCGGCGCGTGGGCCGGTCCCGTCACCGTCTGCGCGGCGATCACCGGACTGCGCCGGCCGCCCGAGGGCCTCACCGACTCGAAGCTGCTCACCATCAAGCGACGCACCGAACTCGCCGAGGAACTGCGGAAGTGGGTGACGTCCTACGCCCTGGGGCACGCCTCCCCGGAGGAGATAGACGACCTCGGGATGACGGCCGCACTGCGGCTCGCCGCGGGACGCGCCCTGGACGCCCTGCCGGTCCGCCCCGACGCGGTCATCCTCGACGGGAAGCACGACTATCTCGGTGCACCCTGGCGGGTCCGCACGGTGATCAAGGGCGACCAGTCGTGCGTGGCGGTCGCGGCGGCCTCGGTGATCGCCAAGGTGCAGCGCGACAAAATGATGGCCGAACTGGGTCTCGACCATGCAGACTTCGGTTTTGCGGACAACGCCGGGTACCCCTCACCCGTGCACAAGACCGCACTGGCGGAGCGGGGCCCCACCCCCTACCACCGGTTGTCGTGGGCGTATCTTGATGCGCTGCCCCAGTGGCGGCACCTCAAGAAGGTCCGCAGCTGTACGGACGGAAGCGTTCCGGAAATCGGGGGTCAGCTCGGCTTCGATTTCTGA
- a CDS encoding RecQ family ATP-dependent DNA helicase, with protein sequence MEHTSNADLRAAADTVLARLVGDISETARLREDQWRAIEALVADRRRALVVQRTGWGKSAVYFVATSLLRKQGSGPTVIVSPLLALMRNQVEAAARAGIHARTINSSNSEEWEAVQDEIAAGEVDVLLVSPERLNNPDFRDQVLPRLSAATGLLVVDEAHCISDWGHDFRPDYRRLRTMLADLPPGVPVLATTATANARVTADVAEQLGTGGSSDALVLRGPLDRDSLSLSVLRLSDAAHRMAWLAEHLDELPGSGIIYTLTVAAAEEVTAFLRQRGHTVASYTGKTENADRQQAEEDLLANKVKALVATSALGMGFDKPDLGFVVHLGSPSSPIAYYQQVGRAGRGVEHAEVLLLPGKEDEAIWEYFASLAFPSEELVRRTLDILAHAEKPLSLPALEPLVELRRSRLESMLKVLDVDGAVKRVKGGWIATGQPWTYDAERYAWVARQRKAEQQAMREYASTTDCRMEFLQRQLDDEAAKPCGRCDNCAGPRFSAGTSAEALDAARVDLGRAGVEVEPRRMWPTGLPAIGVDLKGRIPVGEQAAPGRALGRLSDIGWGNRLRPMLAGQAPDGPVPDDVAKAVVGVLADWARGPGGWAPGASDPQPRPVGVVTVASRTRPRLIHSLGARIAEVGRLPLLGAVEYTGDVYPGPRSNSAQRLKALDGALTVPPALASVLAEAQGPVLLVDDYTETGWTLAVAARMLRRSGAQGVLPLVLAVQG encoded by the coding sequence ATGGAGCACACGAGCAACGCGGATCTCCGGGCGGCGGCCGACACGGTCCTCGCCCGTCTCGTCGGGGACATCTCGGAAACGGCCCGGCTGCGCGAGGACCAGTGGCGGGCCATCGAGGCACTGGTCGCCGACAGACGCCGCGCCCTGGTCGTCCAGCGCACGGGCTGGGGCAAGTCCGCGGTCTACTTCGTGGCGACCTCGCTGCTGCGCAAGCAGGGCAGCGGTCCGACCGTGATCGTGTCCCCGCTGCTGGCGCTCATGCGGAACCAGGTCGAGGCGGCGGCCCGGGCCGGCATCCACGCCCGGACCATCAACTCCTCCAACAGCGAGGAGTGGGAGGCCGTTCAGGACGAGATCGCCGCGGGTGAGGTCGACGTCCTGCTGGTGAGTCCTGAGCGGCTCAACAACCCGGACTTCCGGGACCAGGTGCTGCCCCGGCTCTCGGCCGCCACCGGGCTGCTGGTGGTGGACGAGGCGCACTGCATCTCCGACTGGGGCCACGACTTCCGTCCGGACTACCGCCGACTGCGCACGATGCTCGCCGACCTCCCGCCCGGTGTGCCGGTGCTCGCGACCACCGCCACCGCCAACGCGCGTGTGACGGCCGACGTCGCGGAACAGCTCGGCACCGGGGGCAGTTCGGACGCCCTCGTGCTGCGGGGCCCGCTGGACCGGGACAGCCTGAGCCTGAGCGTGCTACGGCTGTCGGACGCCGCACACCGGATGGCCTGGCTCGCCGAACATCTCGACGAACTGCCGGGTTCCGGGATCATCTACACGCTCACCGTGGCCGCCGCCGAGGAGGTCACCGCCTTCCTCCGGCAGCGTGGGCACACGGTCGCCTCGTACACGGGCAAGACGGAGAACGCCGACCGTCAGCAGGCCGAGGAGGATCTGCTCGCCAACAAGGTGAAGGCGCTGGTCGCCACCTCGGCGCTCGGTATGGGCTTCGACAAGCCTGATCTGGGCTTCGTGGTGCACCTCGGGTCGCCCTCCTCCCCGATCGCCTACTACCAACAGGTGGGCCGTGCGGGACGCGGTGTGGAGCACGCCGAGGTCCTCCTGCTCCCGGGGAAGGAGGACGAGGCGATCTGGGAGTACTTCGCGTCGCTCGCCTTCCCCTCCGAAGAGCTGGTGCGCCGCACGCTCGACATCCTCGCGCACGCGGAGAAGCCCCTGTCGCTGCCCGCCCTGGAGCCCCTGGTGGAGCTGCGCCGCTCCCGCCTGGAGTCCATGCTCAAGGTTCTCGACGTGGACGGTGCGGTCAAGCGGGTCAAGGGAGGCTGGATCGCGACCGGGCAGCCCTGGACGTACGACGCCGAGCGGTACGCGTGGGTGGCGCGTCAGCGCAAGGCCGAGCAGCAGGCGATGCGCGAGTACGCCTCGACGACCGACTGCCGGATGGAGTTCCTGCAGCGCCAGCTGGACGACGAGGCCGCCAAGCCGTGCGGTCGCTGCGACAACTGCGCGGGGCCGCGCTTCTCCGCCGGCACGTCCGCGGAGGCACTCGACGCCGCGCGCGTGGACCTGGGGCGGGCGGGTGTCGAGGTGGAACCCCGCCGGATGTGGCCGACCGGGCTGCCGGCGATCGGAGTGGACCTCAAGGGACGTATCCCGGTCGGCGAACAGGCCGCGCCGGGGCGGGCGTTGGGGCGCCTGTCGGACATCGGCTGGGGCAACCGGCTGCGGCCCATGCTGGCGGGCCAGGCCCCGGACGGGCCCGTGCCGGACGACGTGGCGAAGGCCGTGGTGGGCGTGCTGGCGGACTGGGCCAGGGGACCCGGCGGCTGGGCCCCGGGTGCGTCGGACCCGCAGCCCCGCCCGGTGGGCGTCGTCACCGTCGCCTCCCGCACACGGCCCCGGTTGATCCACTCCCTGGGAGCGCGCATCGCGGAGGTCGGCCGGCTGCCGCTGCTGGGCGCCGTCGAGTACACGGGCGACGTGTACCCGGGGCCCCGGAGCAACAGCGCCCAGCGGCTGAAGGCGCTCGACGGTGCACTGACCGTGCCGCCCGCCCTCGCGTCCGTCCTTGCCGAGGCCCAGGGCCCGGTCCTCCTCGTGGACGACTACACGGAGACCGGCTGGACCCTCGCGGTCGCGGCCCGCATGCTCCGGCGCTCCGGTGCGCAGGGGGTGTTGCCGCTGGTGCTGGCCGTGCAGGGCTGA
- a CDS encoding DUF4192 family protein — protein sequence MTNHSETTGSSENGDITGPDAHGRHKDGGREKRGSDGAGPHVPSPAYDGHGGEHQVTLRTPAELADALPYLLGYRPEDSIVLVALHDRDGRGRFGGRARLGIPANADDWPSAARQLAHGLVTGSERRGARPESMVAFLCQEPAKGESGRQVMERLRPLAHKLRLECGSLDVTVVEALCISDGRYWSYCCDNAACCPSEGVAMGLPGTSVLAAAATYAGIQVRGTLRELRARLLPWENAAALEQETALDAASLALVPRILDDAGRADVADETLELAGRILDRFAGAQPVSGMLLADLRDDELLRPDEAARLILGLQDRATRDRAAEWMEGDEAGHALRLWRSLARRCVGPYGEHAAAPLTLAGWVAWSTGDELEAREALAMALSADPDYLFARLLHQACNEGLDPESIRSCLRAEREGRGRSGAAGSAAQADGLKARAGGSRAGAEECVERAENSLVPADACVERADSLRALADDSAEQVNSFTGQVNGSVAQKDDSVAKDSSPARPDADEVGTGEAVAPEFQPEPAAMEGERMRAGNDAAASASTAVPSRRRRRTRSAGPASAAQVGTRTGDRVPSARAPRRSTPTGTTRPAGAAETGTRSGRATAGTARSGSARTGGPRARTSRKAAMPCRDTGREGVQPGQGPEGEE from the coding sequence ATGACCAACCACAGCGAAACGACTGGATCCTCCGAGAACGGCGACATCACCGGGCCCGACGCGCACGGCAGGCACAAGGACGGTGGTCGGGAGAAGCGAGGGAGCGACGGGGCCGGGCCGCACGTCCCGAGCCCCGCGTACGACGGCCACGGCGGCGAGCACCAGGTCACCCTGCGCACCCCCGCCGAACTGGCCGACGCCCTGCCGTATCTGCTCGGATACCGCCCCGAGGACAGCATCGTCCTGGTCGCCCTGCACGACAGGGACGGACGCGGGCGGTTCGGAGGCCGGGCCAGGCTCGGCATCCCCGCCAACGCGGACGACTGGCCCTCAGCGGCCCGGCAACTGGCCCACGGCCTGGTGACGGGCAGCGAGCGCCGAGGAGCCCGCCCCGAGTCGATGGTCGCCTTCCTCTGCCAGGAACCGGCGAAGGGCGAGTCCGGCCGACAGGTCATGGAGCGGCTGAGGCCGCTGGCCCACAAGCTGCGCCTGGAGTGCGGTTCCCTGGACGTGACGGTGGTCGAGGCGCTGTGCATCTCCGATGGCCGTTACTGGTCGTACTGCTGTGACAACGCGGCATGCTGCCCGTCCGAGGGAGTCGCCATGGGCCTGCCCGGCACATCGGTGCTGGCCGCCGCTGCCACTTACGCGGGGATCCAGGTGCGCGGCACGCTCCGGGAGCTGCGGGCCCGGCTGCTCCCCTGGGAGAACGCCGCCGCTCTCGAGCAGGAGACCGCTCTGGACGCCGCCAGCCTGGCGCTGGTCCCGAGGATCCTGGACGACGCCGGCCGCGCCGACGTGGCCGACGAGACACTGGAACTGGCCGGGCGGATCCTGGACCGCTTCGCCGGGGCACAGCCCGTCTCCGGCATGCTCCTGGCGGACCTCCGCGACGACGAACTTCTCCGGCCCGACGAGGCCGCCCGGCTGATCCTCGGTCTCCAGGACCGCGCGACCCGTGACCGCGCGGCCGAGTGGATGGAGGGCGACGAGGCCGGACACGCCCTTCGCCTCTGGCGGTCGCTGGCCCGCCGCTGCGTCGGACCGTACGGCGAGCACGCCGCGGCGCCGCTCACTCTCGCCGGCTGGGTCGCATGGTCCACCGGCGACGAACTGGAGGCCCGGGAAGCACTCGCCATGGCCCTGAGCGCGGATCCCGACTACCTCTTCGCCCGTCTCCTCCACCAGGCCTGCAACGAAGGACTCGACCCGGAGTCGATCCGCAGCTGCCTGCGCGCGGAGCGCGAGGGCCGTGGACGCTCGGGAGCCGCCGGCTCGGCGGCACAGGCCGACGGCTTGAAGGCCCGGGCGGGCGGCTCCCGGGCTGGGGCGGAGGAGTGTGTCGAGCGGGCGGAGAACTCCCTGGTTCCGGCGGACGCCTGTGTTGAGCGGGCGGACAGTCTCAGGGCTCTGGCGGACGACTCCGCCGAGCAGGTGAACAGCTTCACCGGGCAGGTGAACGGCTCCGTCGCGCAGAAAGACGACTCCGTCGCGAAGGACAGCTCCCCCGCTCGGCCGGACGCCGACGAGGTCGGCACGGGCGAGGCAGTCGCGCCCGAGTTCCAGCCGGAGCCCGCCGCCATGGAGGGCGAGCGCATGCGCGCTGGGAACGACGCAGCAGCATCCGCGTCCACGGCGGTGCCCTCACGTCGTCGACGCCGTACCCGTTCCGCCGGTCCCGCGAGCGCGGCCCAGGTGGGTACCCGCACGGGAGACCGTGTCCCGAGCGCCCGGGCTCCCCGTCGGAGTACTCCGACGGGCACCACGCGCCCTGCCGGTGCCGCAGAAACCGGCACACGTAGCGGGCGAGCGACCGCGGGTACTGCACGGTCCGGCAGCGCACGCACGGGCGGCCCACGTGCGCGTACGTCGCGGAAGGCGGCCATGCCGTGCCGGGACACAGGCCGGGAAGGCGTGCAGCCCGGCCAGGGCCCCGAGGGGGAGGAGTGA
- a CDS encoding glycogen debranching N-terminal domain-containing protein codes for MICVALPGLAISTEGGQMTGQGLEGFYRAGRRVLSRCEIRVAGREPLAVQARMAAADRARFVGTLRTSPQAGPDPDVVVERDRLADGTERITLHSAAPRPLRLPVEVSLGTDLADLGAIASGRAGPELPASVHDSGLRWSCATGNASVTAAPPPSDALASAGLLRWELDLPPGGSRSVELRVRPDGAGPLRAVGRAATSPLAAARAEGDDPRAPALLRTSIEDLQALLLRDCANPADTHLAAGAPWRCGLAPADALVAARMALPLGTGLAAGTLRILARSQLTGPGPQSGMIPGPRRDAGPHLPPQCTGTEATLLFPALLAEARRWGLGEQETEELLPAAERCLTWLRTTVGDDTYLRDPHPGGPVRCETQAHAHRAALLGADLLDACGRTGGPALRQWAQSIRTAFRREFWVDDLGGGRPAAARAPDGRPVPHLGAAAVHLLDTGLLGEGALAPGLLDKVQTENLARLLGSPVMDSGWGLRGLGAKEPGFNPFGHRAGAVRVQETALAVAGLAATGYEKEATALLRGVLAAAETFAHRLPDMYAGEQRTEGSAPLPHPAACRPAAIPAAAGVLLLTTLVGIRPDAPAGTVTLCPMRSAPLGEIGFTGLRIAGAPFSVRVSRLGLAMVEEAADGLQLGA; via the coding sequence ATGATCTGCGTGGCGCTTCCCGGTCTGGCCATCTCCACGGAGGGAGGGCAGATGACCGGTCAGGGGCTGGAAGGGTTCTACCGCGCAGGCCGGCGCGTGCTCTCCCGGTGCGAGATCCGCGTGGCCGGGCGGGAACCGCTCGCCGTGCAGGCCCGTATGGCCGCGGCCGACCGCGCCAGATTCGTGGGCACGCTCCGCACGTCGCCGCAGGCAGGCCCGGATCCGGACGTGGTCGTGGAACGCGACCGTCTCGCGGACGGCACGGAGCGGATCACCCTGCACAGCGCGGCCCCTCGCCCGCTGCGTCTGCCGGTCGAGGTGTCCCTGGGCACGGACCTGGCCGACCTCGGGGCGATCGCCTCGGGCCGCGCCGGACCGGAACTCCCCGCCAGTGTCCACGACTCCGGCCTGCGCTGGTCCTGCGCCACCGGCAACGCGTCCGTCACGGCCGCACCGCCTCCCTCTGACGCCCTGGCCTCGGCCGGGCTGCTCAGGTGGGAGCTCGACCTGCCGCCGGGCGGCAGCAGAAGCGTCGAGCTGCGGGTGCGGCCGGACGGCGCCGGTCCGCTCCGAGCCGTGGGACGCGCGGCGACCAGCCCCCTCGCCGCCGCGCGTGCGGAAGGCGACGACCCCAGAGCCCCCGCACTCCTGAGGACGAGCATCGAGGACCTCCAGGCTCTCCTGCTGCGCGATTGCGCGAACCCCGCCGACACCCACCTCGCGGCAGGCGCACCCTGGCGCTGCGGTCTGGCCCCCGCCGACGCGCTCGTGGCCGCCCGGATGGCCCTGCCGCTCGGTACGGGCCTGGCAGCGGGGACGCTGCGAATCCTCGCCCGTAGCCAGCTCACCGGCCCGGGCCCGCAGTCCGGGATGATCCCCGGCCCGCGACGGGACGCAGGCCCGCACCTTCCGCCGCAGTGCACCGGTACGGAGGCCACGCTGCTCTTCCCCGCCTTGCTCGCCGAGGCCCGCCGCTGGGGCCTCGGCGAGCAAGAGACGGAGGAGCTGCTGCCCGCCGCCGAGCGCTGTCTGACCTGGCTGCGAACCACCGTGGGCGACGACACGTACCTGCGCGACCCGCACCCCGGCGGTCCCGTCCGCTGCGAGACGCAGGCCCACGCCCACCGTGCCGCGCTCCTCGGCGCCGACCTGCTCGACGCCTGCGGCCGCACGGGCGGACCGGCACTCCGGCAGTGGGCGCAGTCCATACGGACCGCCTTCCGCAGGGAGTTCTGGGTCGACGACCTCGGGGGCGGCCGGCCCGCGGCAGCCCGTGCCCCGGACGGCAGGCCCGTGCCTCATCTGGGCGCGGCCGCCGTCCACCTCCTCGACACCGGCCTGCTGGGCGAGGGCGCCTTGGCACCGGGTCTGCTCGACAAGGTCCAGACCGAGAACCTCGCCCGGCTGCTCGGCAGCCCTGTCATGGACTCGGGCTGGGGCCTGCGCGGGCTGGGCGCGAAGGAACCGGGATTCAATCCGTTCGGCCACCGCGCCGGGGCCGTACGGGTCCAGGAGACCGCGCTCGCCGTCGCGGGCCTGGCCGCCACCGGCTACGAGAAGGAGGCGACCGCGCTGCTGCGCGGCGTACTCGCGGCCGCCGAGACCTTCGCCCACCGGCTGCCCGACATGTACGCGGGGGAACAGCGCACGGAGGGGAGCGCTCCCCTCCCGCACCCGGCTGCTTGCCGCCCCGCGGCCATACCGGCGGCCGCCGGAGTGCTGCTGCTGACCACGCTCGTCGGCATCCGCCCCGACGCCCCGGCCGGGACGGTCACCCTGTGCCCGATGCGCAGCGCGCCCCTGGGCGAGATCGGCTTCACGGGACTGCGGATCGCGGGCGCCCCGTTCTCCGTGCGGGTCAGCCGGCTCGGCCTCGCGATGGTCGAGGAAGCGGCCGACGGACTTCAACTGGGGGCGTGA
- a CDS encoding NUDIX hydrolase, with protein MPYDPSAFPPFAVTVDLVVLTVRRHALCALAVRRGEPPFQGRWALPGGFVRADEDLAQAAARELAEETGLRVHDPSVPAQDNGAHLEQLATYGDPKRDPRMRVVSVAHLALAPDLPAPRAGGDASNARWAPVEELLQQGGYGRDAEPVAPLAFDHAQILSDGVERARSKIEYSSLATAFCPPEFTVGELRRVYEAVWGVALDPRNFHRKVTGTPGFLVPTGGTTTRQGGRPAQLFRAGGATLLNPPMLRPEV; from the coding sequence ATGCCCTACGACCCGTCAGCGTTTCCGCCCTTTGCCGTCACCGTGGACCTGGTCGTGCTGACCGTGCGCCGCCATGCGCTGTGTGCGCTGGCGGTACGCAGGGGTGAACCGCCGTTCCAGGGGCGTTGGGCGCTCCCCGGCGGCTTCGTACGGGCCGACGAGGACCTGGCGCAGGCCGCGGCACGCGAGCTGGCCGAGGAGACGGGGCTGCGCGTCCACGACCCGTCTGTCCCCGCCCAGGACAACGGGGCGCACCTGGAACAGCTCGCCACCTACGGCGACCCCAAGCGGGATCCCAGGATGCGGGTCGTCAGTGTCGCCCACCTGGCGCTTGCTCCCGACCTGCCCGCGCCCAGAGCCGGCGGCGACGCCAGCAACGCCCGCTGGGCCCCGGTGGAGGAACTGCTGCAGCAGGGCGGCTACGGGCGGGACGCCGAGCCGGTCGCGCCGCTCGCGTTCGACCACGCGCAGATCCTGTCGGACGGAGTGGAACGCGCTCGCTCCAAGATCGAGTACTCGTCGCTGGCCACGGCCTTCTGCCCGCCCGAGTTCACCGTCGGAGAGTTGCGCCGCGTCTACGAGGCGGTGTGGGGCGTGGCGCTCGACCCGCGCAACTTCCACCGCAAGGTCACGGGCACGCCGGGCTTCCTCGTCCCCACCGGCGGGACGACCACCCGCCAGGGCGGCCGCCCGGCTCAGCTCTTCCGTGCCGGTGGGGCGACTCTGCTCAACCCCCCGATGCTGCGCCCCGAGGTCTGA
- a CDS encoding ATP-binding cassette domain-containing protein → MIQAFGLTSNPRKELPLAADDVSFEARSGRVTALLGAPGAGKTTVLRLMLELQQGRGITYFRGRPLHRIAHPSREVGVLLGDVPGHPARTVRGHLRMLCAAAGVPVRRADEVLEAVGLVGLRDERLSALSRGMDRRLGLACTLLADPHTLVLDDPAGGLSARESHWLHGMLRAHAAQGGTVLFTTADPKEAARTADRVVTLEQGRLVADQEAAEFSRTRLRPRVAVRSPHAARLAALLAKQARTAQRSVEVVREGGNRLSVYGSTCAEIGETAFRHGIVVHQLADEIGDMGPGAGATEAGEPHGGRDPGLGKAGQTAGESHRAGPARTSADMLESGSAGQGEQQVEVECGQLDRAELVGAEPECADAEPGHATDGHGAIVGPQASHGEPRPTLDAPKPAPVTVDPVAATAELRPPAEPRPTDDAPKPVTDVPLPSAGHAQSVADAHERPDMPSAGHPSDAEARPQETTTPRAFHPADARTARTLDALPPLPPPISVRPAPSPLRPLRYEIRRAAGIGTGFRTGAAVLVVSVVTAVVLARIGHTPQPRLLAAWPQELPLPPAALGAGLLGALASGDEFRHPALAADRGTVPRRLGLLAAKLLVTTATALMLAALTVGCDAEVLYLVYGRELAQVPADWLSLSASWIGLVVGCAWAGVLAAGVFRSTTAGLAAVAAVPLLVVPAVHKVLAGPSVRTAAGLPMRLREALLPRWPFGGERYLEAALSMISQPVGAALTLSLAALLCAYLLTALRSRFW, encoded by the coding sequence GTGATCCAGGCCTTCGGACTGACCAGCAATCCCCGCAAAGAGCTTCCGCTCGCAGCCGACGACGTCTCCTTCGAGGCGCGATCGGGCCGCGTCACCGCGCTGCTCGGAGCACCGGGCGCCGGTAAGACGACAGTCCTCAGACTCATGCTGGAACTCCAACAGGGCCGGGGCATCACCTACTTCCGGGGCCGCCCCCTGCACCGCATCGCCCATCCCTCGCGCGAGGTCGGTGTGCTGCTCGGCGACGTGCCGGGGCACCCGGCCCGCACGGTCCGCGGTCATCTGCGCATGCTGTGTGCCGCCGCAGGGGTCCCGGTCCGGCGCGCCGACGAAGTGCTGGAGGCGGTAGGGCTCGTGGGCCTGCGCGACGAACGCCTCAGCGCCCTCTCGCGCGGCATGGACCGCCGCCTGGGTCTGGCCTGCACCCTCCTGGCCGACCCGCACACGCTCGTCCTGGACGACCCCGCCGGCGGTCTGTCCGCCCGCGAGAGTCACTGGCTGCACGGCATGCTGCGCGCACACGCCGCCCAGGGCGGCACGGTCCTGTTCACCACGGCCGACCCCAAGGAAGCCGCGCGCACCGCCGACCGCGTCGTCACGCTGGAACAGGGCAGGCTCGTGGCCGACCAGGAGGCCGCGGAGTTCTCGCGCACCCGCCTGCGTCCCCGGGTCGCCGTACGCAGCCCGCACGCGGCCCGTCTGGCCGCTCTGCTGGCCAAGCAGGCCCGCACCGCGCAGCGCTCCGTCGAAGTCGTACGAGAAGGCGGCAACCGCCTCTCCGTGTACGGCAGTACCTGCGCGGAGATCGGCGAGACAGCGTTCCGCCACGGCATCGTCGTTCACCAACTCGCCGACGAGATCGGAGACATGGGGCCAGGGGCGGGAGCAACGGAGGCAGGTGAGCCGCATGGCGGCCGTGACCCGGGCCTGGGCAAGGCAGGGCAGACGGCGGGCGAGTCGCACAGGGCCGGCCCAGCGCGAACGTCTGCCGACATGCTTGAGTCCGGGAGCGCGGGCCAGGGCGAGCAGCAGGTCGAAGTCGAGTGCGGACAACTCGACCGCGCGGAACTCGTCGGCGCCGAGCCGGAGTGCGCGGATGCCGAGCCCGGGCACGCCACCGACGGGCACGGGGCGATCGTTGGGCCGCAGGCTTCTCACGGTGAGCCGCGACCCACCCTCGACGCGCCGAAGCCGGCCCCGGTCACCGTTGATCCCGTGGCCGCCACCGCCGAGTTGCGGCCCCCGGCTGAGCCGCGACCCACCGATGACGCACCGAAGCCGGTCACCGACGTGCCGTTGCCCTCAGCCGGGCACGCGCAGTCCGTCGCAGATGCGCACGAGCGTCCGGACATGCCCTCGGCCGGCCACCCGTCCGATGCCGAGGCCCGTCCTCAGGAGACGACGACACCCCGCGCGTTCCACCCCGCCGACGCCCGCACGGCGCGCACGCTCGACGCACTCCCCCCTCTGCCGCCTCCCATCTCCGTCCGCCCCGCCCCCAGCCCGCTCCGTCCCCTCCGCTACGAGATCCGCCGTGCCGCCGGGATCGGCACCGGGTTCCGCACCGGGGCCGCCGTGCTCGTCGTGTCCGTCGTGACCGCTGTCGTGCTCGCCCGTATCGGGCACACCCCGCAACCGCGCCTGCTGGCCGCCTGGCCCCAGGAGCTACCCCTGCCGCCCGCGGCGCTCGGCGCGGGGCTGCTCGGCGCGCTGGCCTCCGGCGACGAGTTCCGCCACCCCGCCCTGGCCGCGGACCGCGGCACGGTACCCCGCCGGCTGGGGTTGCTGGCCGCCAAACTGCTCGTCACCACGGCCACCGCGCTGATGCTGGCCGCTCTCACCGTCGGCTGCGACGCCGAGGTGCTCTATCTCGTCTACGGACGGGAGCTCGCCCAGGTTCCCGCCGACTGGCTTTCGCTCAGTGCGAGTTGGATCGGACTGGTGGTCGGCTGCGCCTGGGCGGGCGTGCTGGCAGCAGGCGTCTTCCGTTCCACCACGGCGGGGCTCGCCGCCGTGGCCGCGGTGCCGCTCCTCGTCGTACCCGCGGTGCACAAGGTCCTGGCGGGGCCCTCCGTGCGGACCGCGGCGGGACTTCCCATGCGGCTGCGCGAGGCGCTCCTGCCGCGATGGCCCTTCGGGGGAGAGCGCTATCTGGAAGCCGCGCTGAGCATGATCTCCCAACCTGTCGGCGCCGCACTGACGTTGTCGCTGGCCGCGCTGCTCTGCGCGTATCTGCTCACCGCACTGCGGAGCCGGTTTTGGTGA
- a CDS encoding FadR/GntR family transcriptional regulator has product MSTLAHTMMTAARSADSGLTSPGELDRYPYAEAPAVDRVGAPVWDGGDPELGRVGRRAAGSRGRGLHGQLVQQLGQMIVSGDLGADRPLVPEEIGQRFEVSRTVVRESLRVLEAKGLVSARPNVGTRVRPVSDWNLLDPDIIEWRAFGPQRDDQRRELSELRWTIEPLAARLAAGHGREDVQQRLADMIEIMGHAMAQGDALTFSRADSEFHSLLIQVAGNRMLEHLSGIVSAALQVSGGPVAGCDRPTEASLAHHGRICDALATGDGPAAEAAMRQLLTVHPEVERVVPAPREH; this is encoded by the coding sequence GTGAGTACCCTTGCGCACACCATGATGACCGCCGCCCGCTCCGCTGACTCCGGCCTCACGAGCCCGGGCGAACTCGACCGCTACCCCTACGCCGAGGCGCCCGCCGTCGACCGCGTCGGTGCCCCTGTCTGGGACGGCGGGGACCCCGAGCTGGGCCGGGTGGGCAGGCGCGCCGCGGGCAGCCGCGGACGCGGGCTGCACGGCCAACTCGTCCAGCAGCTGGGTCAGATGATCGTCTCAGGCGACCTGGGCGCCGACCGTCCGCTGGTGCCCGAGGAGATCGGCCAGCGGTTCGAGGTCTCCCGCACCGTCGTCCGCGAGTCGCTCCGCGTCCTGGAGGCCAAGGGCCTGGTGAGCGCCCGCCCGAACGTCGGCACGCGCGTGCGCCCCGTCAGCGACTGGAACCTCCTCGACCCGGACATCATCGAGTGGCGGGCCTTCGGCCCGCAGCGCGACGATCAGCGCCGCGAGCTGAGCGAGCTGCGCTGGACGATCGAGCCGCTCGCCGCCCGCCTCGCCGCCGGGCACGGGCGCGAGGACGTCCAGCAGCGCCTGGCGGACATGATCGAGATCATGGGGCACGCGATGGCCCAGGGTGATGCGCTCACCTTCTCCCGCGCCGACTCCGAGTTCCACTCGCTGCTCATCCAGGTCGCCGGCAACCGCATGCTGGAGCACCTCTCAGGGATCGTGTCCGCTGCCCTCCAGGTCTCCGGCGGCCCGGTCGCGGGCTGTGACCGGCCGACCGAGGCGTCGCTGGCGCACCACGGCCGCATCTGTGACGCCCTCGCCACCGGCGACGGGCCCGCGGCCGAGGCGGCGATGCGGCAACTTCTCACGGTCCACCCCGAGGTGGAACGCGTGGTGCCCGCTCCGCGCGAGCACTGA